In Isosphaera pallida ATCC 43644, the sequence GATCGCCTTCCAGAATCACGCGCGCTTCGGCGAAGCGATCCAGTTGGGCCAAGCTCTGGGCGAGTCGAATCCGGTCGATCAGGCTCGATTTCGAGTCGGTCGAGACGGCTTGCGCGATGTGATGGGTAAGGCGCGCGATCGTCCGATCGAGACGCGCTTTGAGAACAGGAGGGGGTTGGCCGTCCAGCGGCGTGTTGTCGCCCAAGGCGATCAGTTGGTCCACGTATCTCCGGGCTTGGACGTAACGTTGAGCTTGGAGCGCGTCTCCAATATCGATTCGCAGTCGCTCGGCTCGGTCGGTGACATAGAGGAGGGAGGGAAGGGTGGCGATCAGAACCGCCGCCGCGTCACCACCGATCCGGTCGAAACGATTCCCAGGGGGGGATTCTCCGGTTGCGACACCGACCCTCTCCCGCAACCAACGCGCGGTCAGAGCAAAGGGCAGGACCAGTCCCAACCCGATCACCACCCGCGCAGCGGCGGCAAGCTCCCATTCCAAGGAGTCTGCGAAGTTGAGGCTGTCGGGGCGATGCCACACCGCCGCGGCGAGGGCTATCACTGCCCCCCAAAGAGCCACGGCGACCAGGCCAACCCGTCCGGCCCGCCACCTGACCGCCACTCCGCCCAAACGCCACGCCAGGGGCCAACCCATGCACAGAATGACTAACGCTATATCCCAACATCCAAATGGATAAGGTAAAAGAGAGCGCGTTTCTGCGGAGTCGGTTCGCGTCCAAACGATTATGAGCAGGTTGAGTGGAATCGATCCCAGCATCAGCGCCGCGACGCCAAGCCTTCGCGCGTGGTCGGAATGACCACGTGAGGTCTTGATTGAGGAACCCGTGGAAGTGATGCCAAGTGGATTCGTCATCGGTTCAGACTCCCAGCGAGCGGGCGGTCTCGGGTCGTCGCAGTTTCCAAATCATTCCGTCGTACGTGTAATGCAGGAAGGCGGCTCCCAAATTGAGGCCGGCGGCCCACTCGAAGAAATGATGATGGAGCATCCAGTCGGCCATGCCCCAGAGGGTTAGATAGAGCAGTAAGACCACAGTCCAGTGTCGCGCCATGCGTTGAAACAAGCAGGCGGTGCCCCTTTCGGCGCGCCCTCGGGCGTAATGGGTAACGATCGCCAGATATTCAATTGCATGGAACAGCGCCGCTGCCAAAAAGAGCGCGTTCATGGTGGTCGAACGGCCCAGGGTTTGCGTCAGGATCATCGCCGAATACAAGAGGCAGACGCTGGTGAGATAGGCTAGACGTCCCCAGGTTGCCTCGTTGGGACGCAGCAGCGTGCGGGTCAAGATGAGGGCGGGCACAGTCAACGCCAGACTGTCGGCCAGGGGCAGCCAGGCACGCCACGCTTCGGGCAGACCGCCCGCCGACCATTCGGGAATCCGAAGGATCGCATAGACGACTAGAAATCTCATTCCCTGTTTTTCCAGGGTCGAGGGGGCTGCGCCAGCCTTGCGTCCGTAGATGCGAGCGACTCCGGCATGTTGCGAGCCGAAGTGCCAGGCGTTCCACACGAAGTCGATCAGCACTAGGCACAAGAAGGCGTTGGTCGAGAGCCGCAAGGTCAAGACCGCCACCGTCACGATCACCGCCAACCCGAGAAAGAACCGTCCCCGGCCGCTGCGGCGGTCGGGATCGAGCGCGACGAGGAACAACGTGATCCAACGATGAGGCGTCGTCAGGAAATAAATCTGAATAAAATCGATTGGTCCCGACCGTCCCGAATCGACCAGGCCGGGGATGAGCAGGACAACCCAAGCGAGGTTAGCCAGGAACAGCAGGTCGAACCAGGGCGCGACGATCCAACCGCCGGGGATGCGGGACGACGGCATGACAAAGCGACTCGCAGCAGACGCGGCGGTGGGCGGAAGAAGTGGGAAGGTCCGAACTCACGTCAAGGGTTCTGGATCGCGGTCATGGCAGCGGAGCCGACTTGAGCTTCCAGACGTCGCCTTGCTTGACGAGCGACCACTCTACGATCCCCTTGGGTTCCTGGGATGCGTCGCCGGCGGGTGGCGGAGCGCTGTCGTCAAACACCTTGACTTGAATCGTGCAGGCGTCGCTTCCAGAGAAGATCGGTCTGGAGGCCGGCTCGAACGAAAGCCCCTCGTACTTCTTCAGCTCAGCTTTGGTCAGCGCCGAGCCGTCCACAAACTGACGCGAGAAGGCTGGACTGCCTACAAGATCGGCCATTGACATGATGTATTGTTCAACCTGGGTGTCGATGGAATCCCCTCCCGAACCGACCGGCTGGCCGCCTCCGCAACCTCCAAGCCCAACCAACCACGCAAACCCAAGCCAACCCACAAGCCGGCTGGATGAAACCCGCGCCATTGCGTTGTCCTCGCATCAAATCAAGTGAGGTTGTGCAGTTCGCCGAGCAGAGTTGGACGGATGATGAGCAAAACCGAGAGCAGGTGGGTTGGATCGAGGGTGGCTTCACGCCACCATCGACCGACCTGATTGAACGCTGGCGAGCGGGTGCACCCACCCGCTCGCCTGATTGAAGTTCAATGGTCTATCTTATTGAGAAGTTTTTTGTTTAGAAGGCGTCGGCGGAGACGACTTCGCCGCCGGCGCGAGTGCCAGTGGCCTGCCAAATCAGAGGGTTGATCGTATCCTTGACAAACCGCACGCTGCCGTCGGCCATCGCCACGTTGACCCCGCCGGGGTGACGGCTGCGGGCCGCCGCGAAGAAGCCGCCGTTGAGAGCGAGATGTCGGGCAAGGGTACTGTTGGGGTCGGTCCCGCAGTGTAAAATATTGTTCACAGGGATTGTCGATTCGCAGGAGGCTAGCAAGTCGTTGACCCGCGAGTTGGGCGTGGTCTGGGTCGAGAAGGCATTAGCTCCCATCGTGGGGACGACCCAGACGCCGCGGATGTCGCGGGTGTCGGCTCGCCCTGGCGTGTTGCCGTCCCAGGTCAACACTTCTGAGATCATAGCCGTGTTGCTAGTGCCGTCATTGATTTGAGCCAATCGCACCCCCGTGCCGGCACGGCCCGCCGGCGGGAACTTCTGGATGGGTCGGGTCGAAAACACGCCGAGCATCATCGGGTTGGGGTTGGCGGTGGCCATACCGTCCATCGTGGTGGCCATCGTGCCGCCGCCGAAGCAACCAGCGTAGTTGGCCTTGCGCAGACCTTCCAGGCTCAGCGAGCGGAAGAAGATCGTGTCGTGGTTAGTCCCCGAGCTGGGACACCGCCAGACCGCGAAAATCGTCGAGCCTTGAGAGCCGTAAAGCGGTCGACCCGCATCCAGATTATCCATCGGGTTGGACTGGATGTATTCCTCGGGATTGTTTTCGATACCTTCACGGAGCAAATCAGCCATCGCCCGTTGCTCGACGAAGGCGTGCAGTTGAAGCGTCCAGCTTGGACCGTAGCACTCGGCACGCGAACCGCCGCCTCCCGTGAATTGCGTCCCCGAAACCAACCAACCTGGTTGATTCTGGTTCACATAGCCGGGACTGGGACCATCCGCCGGGGCCGGCATGCTCGCCTGGCGATCCACGCACGAGGGATTACCCGCCGGGAAGTAGCCATAGGTACTCTCGAAGTTGTGGGCCGAAAGTGAGATTTGCTTAAGATTGTTGACGCACTGGGAACGACGGGCCGCTTCTCGCGCTGCCTGCACCGCCGGCAGCAGCAGTGCGATCAACACAGCAATGATGGCGATGACCACTAACAACTCGATCAGTGTGAACCCTACACGACGATTCAAACGCATAACTGCTTCCATAATCAAAAGAGGCGAAATACGATGAAGCCGTTACCTCATGGGTCAACTCAGGCAAACGGCGCGCGGAGTGAAACATCACGCCTCTGTAGTATAAAGTCCGATCGTGAAATTAACGCGCCGATCCAATGAAAATCTTGTGGTGAAACCAAGAAGTTGCAACAAAGACGCCATTGTGAACCGGCGCGCCGCGGGGAACACGGTCGCGGTCGATGAGGACGACCCGCAGCCTGTTCTCGGCGGCGTGGAAGGCGTGGAACGCTCCTAGAACGCCGCCGCCGATTACATCAGTTCCGGTTGGGTCCAACCTGTCGCGCCGGTCATGGGCGGTGACTCATTCGGGCAGCTTGGCGAGTTCATCCTGAATGGTGGCCATCAGCGGACCAATCGTCCTGGGCGAGAAGTCGAAGCGGGCTCCGGCGGCGTGGAAGAGTTCGGGAAGGGGGCGGGTGCCGCCCAGCGCCAGGGCGCGGCGGTAGGCGGCCACGGCCCCGGCCCGATCGTCGAGCGATCGTTTCCAGATTTCCAGCGCGCCGATCTGAGCGAGGCCATATTCGATGTAGTAAAAGGGATAGAGGAAAATGTGAAGCTGACGATGCCAGGTGTGGGCTTTCGCTTCGTCCAGGTCGGACCAATCGACCCCAGTGTTGAAGCGGTCCATCAGGTCGCTCCAGGCGGCGCGACGTTGGGCGCGGTCGTGGTCGGGGTGGTCGTAGACCCAATGTTGGAAGGCGTCCACCGTGGCGATCCAGGGGAGGATCGTAACGATGCCTTCGAGCAACTGGCGATGCGACCGCGCTGCCTGGTCGGGCTGGTAGAACGGGGCGAGGTCGTTGGCCCCGAAGAGTTCCATTGTCATCGAGGCGACTTCGCAAAACTCGATGGGAGCTTCGCGGAGCGGGCCATAAGGCAAATGGCGGGCTTCCAGGGTGTGGAAGGCATGACCGCCTTCGTGGAGCAAGGTGCGCACGTCGTCGTCCACTCCGACGGCATTCATAAAGATGAATGGCAGGCGTTGGAATTCCAAGGTCGTCTGATAGCCGCCGGGGGCCTTCCCTTTGCGGTTGGCCAGATCGAGCAGGTCATGGGTGCGGAGATATTCGAAGCGGGCTCCGAGTTCGGGGTCGATCGCGTTGAAGACCGCTTGACAGCCAGTCGCCAGGCGTTGGGCGTCGTCGAAGGGGCGCAACGGGGGACGTCCCAAGGGATCGACCGCCAGATCCCAGGGACGCAGACGCTCGACCCCCAGGCGTTGGCGGCGTTGTTCGCGGAGTTGACGGGCCAGCGGCACCACTTCGGTTTCGACCGCCTTCTGGAAGTCGGCAGCCGCGGAGCGGTCGTAGTCGAATCGTTCCCGATCGCGGTAGGCGTAGGCGACGTAATCGGCGAACCCGGCCTCGCGGGCGATTTCGACACGCAAGCGGATCATCTTGTCGAACAGATCATCGAGCGTCTCCTTGTCTTGGAGACGACGCTGGGTGGTCAGCCTCCAGGCTTGCTCGCGGACGGCGCGATCGGTTTCTTCCTGGAACTTGGCCATCGCCGCCAGGGTGCGCTCCTCGCCCTGAAAGGTGACAGTCATCGCGCCGATGATCTTCTGATAGGATTGTCCGAGTTCGGCGAGTTCGGTTTCGCGGGGGATGTTGGCCTCACGGAACAGGTCGCGGCGGTTGGCCCACAACCGGGTCAAGGGGGCGGTGGTCTCTGGTGGCAACTCGGCGCGGAAGGGGCAGTCGAGGTATTTGGAGCGGAGGGTGTTGACGACTGATTTGACGTGGGGATCGACGTCGCGGAGGAATTCGAGGTAGGCAGCTTCGCGGGCGGGGTCGTCGGTCTGGCAGGTCATGGCGATGTGGCGGCGTTCCCGTTCTTGACCGACAGCAGACTGGAGCTCGTCAAAGTCGGCCAGCCATTCTTCCAGGTCGCGGGCCGAGGAGATCGGCCGTTCGACAAGTTCGCGGTACCACGGTTCGATTTCGGCCCAGGTGGTCAGGCGGGTCTGGTCGTTGAGGCGACGGCGGGGGATCGGCTCGGGTTGATAGGTCGTGACGCTCATCGCGGAGGACGTTCCAATAAGATCAGAAAATGAAAAGGAGAGCGGCAGGCGCAGTGGATCGAAATCCCATCGAGCAGGCGAACGAACGAAACAGCGAGGAGGAAACGAGGCGGATCGATAAGCCGGATTCTGTCGAACAGCGGGCAAGGGAAGGCGTCTCCCCTCGCCGCGCCGAACGGACGGCCATTTCTCTAGGCCGGCGGTTGCCCGACGGCTCAAGCGACCTACCCGGGAGTCGAATTGGTAGCGGGCCGGGCCGACCCGCGGCGGGAGTCTGTCCCTCGGGCCAAGCGGCCGGATCGAAGCCCCCGCGCTGCTCCCCTATTTGGTCTTGCTCCCGATGGGGTTTACCGAGCCGAGGCGGTCACCCGCCCCGCTGGTGAGCTCTTACCTCACCGTTTCACCCTTACCGCGCCGCCGGAACGGAAACGAGTTGCCGCGTGGCCGCCCGGCGTCGAGGCGGTTTGTTTTCTGTGGCACTGTCCCTACCCGACCGAAGCCGGGCGGTGGGCGTTACCCACCATCGCGCCCTGAGGAGTCCGGACTTTCCTCCCGCGTCCACCCTGATCCCCGAAGGAACCACAAGTGACGCGAGCGGCCGTCTGATCCGCCTCGTTCCTCTTCGCCGTTCATTTTACCGACGCGCTTCCCTTGGGGAAAGTTCCCGACCTGGCCGGAAAATGCGGTTCAACGCCTAGCGGCCCGACTCAAGGTCCATAGCCGCGATGTAGCGGGCGATCAAGGGCGGATCGACTGGGGGACAGACAATCCCCCGCGGTTCCAGCAAGGCGCGGGCATCCCGATCGTCGAACCGGATGCGATAGACCAACGGAAAGGTTTTGTGTTTGGCCGCGGCCGCCGGAGGGAACAGCCGCACTGCTGCGCCGATCCGGGGATCGTGAGTCTCAAAGGCAAGACGCTCGGCGGCCTCCAGCCAATCCTCATAGGGCAGCATCTCGACCCGATGACCGAGTTCGGCCAGCATCGCCAGCAGTTGCGGCACGGTCCAGTTCCGGGCGTTGACTAGATGGAAAGCCCGTCCCACGCTGGCGGGCGTTGTCGTCAACGCCACAATCCCCCGCGCGACGTAATCGACCGGCGTGAGGTCGAGATCCCCCTCGAACGGAAACGCGGCGTGGAACCGCACCCAGGAGCGCAGCAGGTTCGAGAGCAGGTCGTCGGCCTCCCACGCTCCGGTAACGCTGTCGCCAATGAGCAGGCCGGGACGGTGGATCGTCACCGGC encodes:
- a CDS encoding FAD-dependent oxidoreductase, with translation MDPTGTDVIGGGVLGAFHAFHAAENRLRVVLIDRDRVPRGAPVHNGVFVATSWFHHKIFIGSAR
- a CDS encoding DUF1559 domain-containing protein, translated to MRLNRRVGFTLIELLVVIAIIAVLIALLLPAVQAAREAARRSQCVNNLKQISLSAHNFESTYGYFPAGNPSCVDRQASMPAPADGPSPGYVNQNQPGWLVSGTQFTGGGGSRAECYGPSWTLQLHAFVEQRAMADLLREGIENNPEEYIQSNPMDNLDAGRPLYGSQGSTIFAVWRCPSSGTNHDTIFFRSLSLEGLRKANYAGCFGGGTMATTMDGMATANPNPMMLGVFSTRPIQKFPPAGRAGTGVRLAQINDGTSNTAMISEVLTWDGNTPGRADTRDIRGVWVVPTMGANAFSTQTTPNSRVNDLLASCESTIPVNNILHCGTDPNSTLARHLALNGGFFAAARSRHPGGVNVAMADGSVRFVKDTINPLIWQATGTRAGGEVVSADAF
- a CDS encoding M3 family oligoendopeptidase; protein product: MSVTTYQPEPIPRRRLNDQTRLTTWAEIEPWYRELVERPISSARDLEEWLADFDELQSAVGQERERRHIAMTCQTDDPAREAAYLEFLRDVDPHVKSVVNTLRSKYLDCPFRAELPPETTAPLTRLWANRRDLFREANIPRETELAELGQSYQKIIGAMTVTFQGEERTLAAMAKFQEETDRAVREQAWRLTTQRRLQDKETLDDLFDKMIRLRVEIAREAGFADYVAYAYRDRERFDYDRSAAADFQKAVETEVVPLARQLREQRRQRLGVERLRPWDLAVDPLGRPPLRPFDDAQRLATGCQAVFNAIDPELGARFEYLRTHDLLDLANRKGKAPGGYQTTLEFQRLPFIFMNAVGVDDDVRTLLHEGGHAFHTLEARHLPYGPLREAPIEFCEVASMTMELFGANDLAPFYQPDQAARSHRQLLEGIVTILPWIATVDAFQHWVYDHPDHDRAQRRAAWSDLMDRFNTGVDWSDLDEAKAHTWHRQLHIFLYPFYYIEYGLAQIGALEIWKRSLDDRAGAVAAYRRALALGGTRPLPELFHAAGARFDFSPRTIGPLMATIQDELAKLPE